The Acanthochromis polyacanthus isolate Apoly-LR-REF ecotype Palm Island chromosome 2, KAUST_Apoly_ChrSc, whole genome shotgun sequence genome contains a region encoding:
- the rasa3 gene encoding ras GTPase-activating protein 3 isoform X1, whose translation MAVEEEGLRVFQSVKIKIGEAKNIPPYPGPNRMRDCYCTVNLDQEEVFRTKIVEKSLCPFYGEDFYCEIPRSFRHLSFYVFDREVFRRGSSIGKVAVKKEDLQKYHGKDTWFQLQPVSADSEVQGKVHLELRLSEVITDSGVINHKLATRVLECQGLPIVNGQCDPYAAVSLLGPSRSEAKKTKVKRKTNNPQFEEVFYFEVTRPLSYTKRQFDVEEEDVDKLALRVDLWNASNLKFGDEFLGGVRVPLRVLGQAGVHDAWYFLQPRENGGKSVKVEELGSLRLNIVYTEDHVFPSEHYTPLRDLLLHSANVEPVSASTANILGEVCREKQEAAIPLVRLFLHYGKIVPFISAIAHAEVNRTQDPNTIFRGNSLTSKCIDETMKLAGMHYLQVTLKPIIDEICTEHKSCEIDPVKLKESENLETNRENLRHYVDRIFNVITTSGVRCPTVMCDIFFSLRESAATRFQVDQDVRYTAVSSFIFLRFFAPAILSPNLFHLRPHHPDPATSRTLTLISKTIQTLGSLAKSKSANFKESYMAAFYDYFNEQKYADAVKNFLDLISTSGKWDQKSIETPIMLKEGFMIKRAQGRNRFGLKNFKKRWFRLTNHEFTYHRTKGEGALCSIPIENILAVERLEEESFKMKNMFQVIQPERALYIQANNCVEARDWIDILTKVSQCNRKRLSVYHPSAYLNGHWLCCKLSADAAPGCTPCTGSLPANIQLDVDGDRETERIYSLFSTYMTKLIKMQEACGSKSVYDGPEQEEYSTFVIDDPQETYKTLKQIVSAVQTLEQQHTKYKRDKFKKTKIGSQEHPIGDKSFQCYIRQQSESSTYSI comes from the exons TCCGTTTTACGGGGAGGACTTCTACTGCGAGATCCCACGCAGCTTCAGACATCTTTCCTTCTACGTCTTCGACCGGGAGGTCTTCAGGAGGGGCTCCAGCATCG GCAAGGTCGCGGTGAAGAAAGAGGACCTGCAGAAATATCACGGGAAAGACACCTGGTTCCAGCTGCAACCCGTCAGCGCTGACTCAGAGGTGCAG gGAAAAGTGCACCTGGAGCTGCGTCTCAGTGAAGTCATCACCGACAGCGGAGTCATCAACCACAAACTGGCCACACG AGTTTTGGAGTGCCAAGGTCTTCCGATTGTCAACGGCCAATGTGATCCCTACGCTGCTGTCTCTTTACTAGGTCCCTCAAG GTCTGAAGCCAAGAAGACGAAGGTGAAGAGGAAAACCAACAACCCACAGTTTGAGGAGGTGTTCTATTTCGAG GTGACGCGGCCTTTGAGCTACACAAAGAGACAGTTTGATGTTGAAGAGGAGGATGTGGACAAACTGGCCCTGAG GGTCGACCTGTGGAACGCCAGCAACCTGAAGTTCGGGGACGAGTTCCTGGGAGGCGTTCGGGTTCCTCTGCGGGTCTTGGGTCAGGCTGGAGTCCACGACGCCTG GTACTTTTTGCAGCCCAGAGAGAACGGAGGAAAGTCGGTGAAGGTGGAAGAGCTCGGCTCTCTGCGTCTGAACATCGTTTACACTGAGGACCACGTCTTTCCCTCTGAACACTACACGCCCCTCAGAGATCTGCTGCTGCACTCCGCTAATGTCGAG CCTGTGTCGGCGTCAACGGCTAATATTCTGGGGGAGGTTTGTCGAGAGAAACAAGAAGCTGCCATTCCACTCGTGCGTCTCTTCCTTCATTACGGCAAAATAGTGCCTTTCATCAGCGCCATCGCTCACGCTGAAGTCAACCGCACACA GGATCCAAACACCATTTTTCGGGGAAACTCGCTGACTTCTAAGTGCATTGATGAGACCATGAAGCTGGCGGGAATGCACTATCTGCAAGTCACACTCAAACCAATCATAGATGAG ATCTGCACGGAACACAAGTCTTGTGAAATCGACCCGGTGAAGCTCAAAGAGTCGGAGAACCTAGAGACGAACAGG GAAAACCTTCGTCACTACGTAGACCGCATCTTCAACGTTATCACAACCTCTGGTGTTCGCTGTCCCACCGTCATGTGTGATATCTTCTTCTCTCTGAGAGAGTCCGCCGCCACTCGTTTCCAAG TCGACCAAGATGTCCGATACACAGCAGTGAGCAGTTTCATCTTCCTGCGTTTTTTTGCTCCAGCCATCCTCTCACCAAACTTATTCCATCTACGGCCGCACCATCCA GATCCCGCCACCTCTCGAACCCTCACCCTCATCTCCAAAACCATCCAGACCCTCGGAAGTCTCGCCAAGTCGAAATCT GCCAATTTCAAAGAGTCTTACATGGCTGCATTTTACGACTACTTCAATGAGCAGAAATATGCAGACGCTGTGAAGAAC TTCCTGGATCTCATCTCCACGTCTGGAAAATGGGATCAGAAGAGTATTGAGACACCAATCATGCTCAAAGAAGG ATTTATGATCAAGAGGGCACAAGGGAGGAACCGGTTTGGATTGAAGAACTTCAAGAAGCGATGGTTTCGACTCACCAACCATGAGTTTACCTACCACAGAACGAAAG GTGAGGGAGCTTTATGCAGCATTCCCATAGAGAACATTCTGGCTGTGgagaggctggaggaggagtCTTTCAAGATGAAAAAT ATGTTCCAGGTTATTCAGCCAGAGCGGGCACTCTACATCCAGGCCAACAACTGCGTCGAGGCACGTGACTGGATCGACATCCTGACCAAAGTCAGCCAATGCAACCGCAAACGCCTGAGCGTCTACCATCCTTCAGCCTACCTCAACGGCCACTGGCTCTGCTGCAAGCTGTCAGCAGACGCAGCCCCGGGGTGCACGCCCTGCACCGG CAGTCTCCCAGCAAATATCCAGCTGGACGTAGatggagacagagagactgagaggattTATTCCCTCTTCAGCACGTACATGACCAAACTGATCAAGATGCAAG AGGCGTGTGGCAGTAAATCAGTGTACGACGGCCCCGAACAGGAGGAGTACTCCACCTTTGTCATCGATGACCCCCAGGAGACCTACAAAACCTTGAAGCAGATCGTGTCAGCTGTGCAGACTTTGGAGCAGCAGCACACCAAGTACAAACGGGACAAGTTCAAGAAGACAAAGATAGGCAGCCA GGAGCATCCAATTGGAGACAAAAGTTTTCAGTGCTACATCCGGCAGCAGTCCGAGAGCTCCACCTACTCGATCTAG
- the rasa3 gene encoding ras GTPase-activating protein 3 isoform X2 has product MAVEEEGLRVFQSVKIKIGEAKNIPPYPGPNRMRDCYCTVNLDQEEVFRTKIVEKSLCPFYGEDFYCEIPRSFRHLSFYVFDREVFRRGSSIGKVAVKKEDLQKYHGKDTWFQLQPVSADSEVQGKVHLELRLSEVITDSGVINHKLATRVLECQGLPIVNGQCDPYAAVSLLGPSRSEAKKTKVKRKTNNPQFEEVFYFEVTRPLSYTKRQFDVEEEDVDKLALRVDLWNASNLKFGDEFLGGVRVPLRVLGQAGVHDAWYFLQPRENGGKSVKVEELGSLRLNIVYTEDHVFPSEHYTPLRDLLLHSANVEPVSASTANILGEVCREKQEAAIPLVRLFLHYGKIVPFISAIAHAEVNRTQDPNTIFRGNSLTSKCIDETMKLAGMHYLQVTLKPIIDEICTEHKSCEIDPVKLKESENLETNRENLRHYVDRIFNVITTSGVRCPTVMCDIFFSLRESAATRFQVDQDVRYTAVSSFIFLRFFAPAILSPNLFHLRPHHPDPATSRTLTLISKTIQTLGSLAKSKSANFKESYMAAFYDYFNEQKYADAVKNFLDLISTSGKWDQKSIETPIMLKEGFMIKRAQGRNRFGLKNFKKRWFRLTNHEFTYHRTKGEGALCSIPIENILAVERLEEESFKMKNMFQVIQPERALYIQANNCVEARDWIDILTKVSQCNRKRLSVYHPSAYLNGHWLCCKLSADAAPGCTPCTGLPANIQLDVDGDRETERIYSLFSTYMTKLIKMQEACGSKSVYDGPEQEEYSTFVIDDPQETYKTLKQIVSAVQTLEQQHTKYKRDKFKKTKIGSQEHPIGDKSFQCYIRQQSESSTYSI; this is encoded by the exons TCCGTTTTACGGGGAGGACTTCTACTGCGAGATCCCACGCAGCTTCAGACATCTTTCCTTCTACGTCTTCGACCGGGAGGTCTTCAGGAGGGGCTCCAGCATCG GCAAGGTCGCGGTGAAGAAAGAGGACCTGCAGAAATATCACGGGAAAGACACCTGGTTCCAGCTGCAACCCGTCAGCGCTGACTCAGAGGTGCAG gGAAAAGTGCACCTGGAGCTGCGTCTCAGTGAAGTCATCACCGACAGCGGAGTCATCAACCACAAACTGGCCACACG AGTTTTGGAGTGCCAAGGTCTTCCGATTGTCAACGGCCAATGTGATCCCTACGCTGCTGTCTCTTTACTAGGTCCCTCAAG GTCTGAAGCCAAGAAGACGAAGGTGAAGAGGAAAACCAACAACCCACAGTTTGAGGAGGTGTTCTATTTCGAG GTGACGCGGCCTTTGAGCTACACAAAGAGACAGTTTGATGTTGAAGAGGAGGATGTGGACAAACTGGCCCTGAG GGTCGACCTGTGGAACGCCAGCAACCTGAAGTTCGGGGACGAGTTCCTGGGAGGCGTTCGGGTTCCTCTGCGGGTCTTGGGTCAGGCTGGAGTCCACGACGCCTG GTACTTTTTGCAGCCCAGAGAGAACGGAGGAAAGTCGGTGAAGGTGGAAGAGCTCGGCTCTCTGCGTCTGAACATCGTTTACACTGAGGACCACGTCTTTCCCTCTGAACACTACACGCCCCTCAGAGATCTGCTGCTGCACTCCGCTAATGTCGAG CCTGTGTCGGCGTCAACGGCTAATATTCTGGGGGAGGTTTGTCGAGAGAAACAAGAAGCTGCCATTCCACTCGTGCGTCTCTTCCTTCATTACGGCAAAATAGTGCCTTTCATCAGCGCCATCGCTCACGCTGAAGTCAACCGCACACA GGATCCAAACACCATTTTTCGGGGAAACTCGCTGACTTCTAAGTGCATTGATGAGACCATGAAGCTGGCGGGAATGCACTATCTGCAAGTCACACTCAAACCAATCATAGATGAG ATCTGCACGGAACACAAGTCTTGTGAAATCGACCCGGTGAAGCTCAAAGAGTCGGAGAACCTAGAGACGAACAGG GAAAACCTTCGTCACTACGTAGACCGCATCTTCAACGTTATCACAACCTCTGGTGTTCGCTGTCCCACCGTCATGTGTGATATCTTCTTCTCTCTGAGAGAGTCCGCCGCCACTCGTTTCCAAG TCGACCAAGATGTCCGATACACAGCAGTGAGCAGTTTCATCTTCCTGCGTTTTTTTGCTCCAGCCATCCTCTCACCAAACTTATTCCATCTACGGCCGCACCATCCA GATCCCGCCACCTCTCGAACCCTCACCCTCATCTCCAAAACCATCCAGACCCTCGGAAGTCTCGCCAAGTCGAAATCT GCCAATTTCAAAGAGTCTTACATGGCTGCATTTTACGACTACTTCAATGAGCAGAAATATGCAGACGCTGTGAAGAAC TTCCTGGATCTCATCTCCACGTCTGGAAAATGGGATCAGAAGAGTATTGAGACACCAATCATGCTCAAAGAAGG ATTTATGATCAAGAGGGCACAAGGGAGGAACCGGTTTGGATTGAAGAACTTCAAGAAGCGATGGTTTCGACTCACCAACCATGAGTTTACCTACCACAGAACGAAAG GTGAGGGAGCTTTATGCAGCATTCCCATAGAGAACATTCTGGCTGTGgagaggctggaggaggagtCTTTCAAGATGAAAAAT ATGTTCCAGGTTATTCAGCCAGAGCGGGCACTCTACATCCAGGCCAACAACTGCGTCGAGGCACGTGACTGGATCGACATCCTGACCAAAGTCAGCCAATGCAACCGCAAACGCCTGAGCGTCTACCATCCTTCAGCCTACCTCAACGGCCACTGGCTCTGCTGCAAGCTGTCAGCAGACGCAGCCCCGGGGTGCACGCCCTGCACCGG TCTCCCAGCAAATATCCAGCTGGACGTAGatggagacagagagactgagaggattTATTCCCTCTTCAGCACGTACATGACCAAACTGATCAAGATGCAAG AGGCGTGTGGCAGTAAATCAGTGTACGACGGCCCCGAACAGGAGGAGTACTCCACCTTTGTCATCGATGACCCCCAGGAGACCTACAAAACCTTGAAGCAGATCGTGTCAGCTGTGCAGACTTTGGAGCAGCAGCACACCAAGTACAAACGGGACAAGTTCAAGAAGACAAAGATAGGCAGCCA GGAGCATCCAATTGGAGACAAAAGTTTTCAGTGCTACATCCGGCAGCAGTCCGAGAGCTCCACCTACTCGATCTAG